A genome region from Vogesella indigofera includes the following:
- a CDS encoding acetyl-CoA carboxylase carboxyltransferase subunit alpha — MKPTFLDFEQPIAELENKIEELRFVQDDSVLDISEEISRLQKKSQELTKTLYSKLTPSQIAIVARHPQRPYTLDYVDGLFTDFQEMRGDRSFADDPAIVGGLARFNGQPVMVIGHQKGRDTKEKIARNFGMPRPEGYRKALRLMRTAEKFGLPVMTFVDTPGAYPGIGAEERGQSEAIGRNLYEMARLKVPVIVTVIGEGGSGGALAIAVGDYVNMLQYSTYSVISPEGCASILWKTAERAGDAAEALGITAPRLKTLGLIDRVVNEPLGGAHRDHAAMMTALKRVLQEQLKEAGTRGLDELLKTRFDRLMSYGRFKEDAA; from the coding sequence ATGAAGCCGACCTTTCTCGATTTTGAGCAGCCGATTGCCGAGCTCGAGAACAAGATAGAAGAACTCCGTTTTGTTCAGGATGACTCCGTGCTGGATATCTCGGAAGAGATCTCTCGCCTGCAGAAGAAAAGCCAAGAGCTCACCAAGACGCTCTATAGCAAGTTGACGCCATCCCAGATCGCCATTGTGGCGCGGCATCCGCAGCGCCCTTACACGCTGGATTACGTCGACGGTCTGTTTACCGATTTCCAGGAAATGCGCGGCGACCGCTCGTTTGCTGATGATCCGGCCATTGTTGGCGGTCTGGCCCGTTTCAACGGCCAGCCGGTGATGGTGATCGGTCACCAGAAGGGCCGCGACACCAAGGAAAAGATCGCCCGCAACTTCGGCATGCCGCGTCCGGAAGGTTATCGCAAGGCGCTGCGCCTGATGCGTACCGCCGAGAAGTTCGGCCTGCCGGTGATGACCTTTGTCGACACCCCGGGTGCCTATCCCGGCATCGGTGCCGAAGAGCGTGGCCAGTCCGAGGCCATCGGCCGCAACCTGTACGAGATGGCGCGCCTGAAGGTGCCGGTCATCGTCACCGTGATCGGTGAGGGCGGTTCCGGCGGTGCGCTGGCGATTGCGGTTGGCGACTACGTCAACATGCTGCAGTACTCCACCTATTCGGTGATCTCGCCGGAAGGCTGCGCTTCCATCCTGTGGAAGACCGCGGAGCGCGCCGGCGATGCCGCCGAGGCGCTGGGCATTACCGCGCCGCGCCTGAAGACGCTGGGCCTGATCGACCGCGTGGTGAACGAGCCGCTGGGCGGCGCCCACCGCGATCACGCTGCGATGATGACGGCACTGAAGCGCGTGCTGCAGGAGCAGCTGAAGGAAGCCGGCACCCGTGGCCTGGACGAATTGCTGAAAACCCGCTTTGACAGACTGATGAGCTATGGCCGCTTCAAGGAAGACGCCGCCTGA